One Drosophila kikkawai strain 14028-0561.14 chromosome 3L, DkikHiC1v2, whole genome shotgun sequence genomic window carries:
- the LOC108083244 gene encoding UPF0389 protein CG9231, whose protein sequence is MLNKATLIGAVVRRSFGSSPIMRQTIKNHEPNNLERRMLVWTGKYKSQGEVPNFVSQDEMERCRNKMRIRLANIMIALTAVGCAIMVYSGKQAAKRGESVSQMNLEWHKQFKEPQAGDKAAPAAK, encoded by the exons ATGCTAAACAAGGCAACTTTAATTGGAGCAGTCGTGCGTCGCTCCTTTGGGTCCTCGCCGATTATGCGCCAGACGATCAAGAACCATGAGCCCAACAATCTTGAAAGACGTATGCTGGTGTGGACCGGTAAATACAAGTCGCAGGGCGAAGTGCCGAACTTTGTGAG CCAGGATGAGATGGAGCGCTGCCGCAACAAAATGCGGATCCGGCTGGCCAACATCATGATCGCTCTCACCGCCGTCGGTTGTGCCATTATGGTCTACAGCGGCAAGCAGGCAGCTAAGCGAGGGGAATCCGTGTCGCAGATGAATCTCGAGTGGCACAAGCAGTTCAAGGAACCCCAAGCTGGCGACAAGGCTGCTCCCGCCGCCAAATAG
- the LOC108083290 gene encoding rRNA methyltransferase 3, mitochondrial has protein sequence MFCNILKRSFQANVKNVQTFSVLRWSSSNGPQGDIKDALDIEANLFGNSDLKHEPVNTRDALRKNRTKSLGARKNKEPTVSVPLVSRKISAVPAPRASSSPAPLIKDSELNLEFVRLTLHDPLTSTLLTTVRSRKRRDKNRQIIIEGRRLIREALQCGLKMEALIFSQKDQLAQIKEEVGRSQLKRGSKIYKVPQHDLKTWSSLVTPPGLMAIFDRPSEKGVEQNLAEQQQLGTRPLPITVVCDNIREPNNLGSIIRTCAALPCRQVVVTHGCCDPWESKALRGGCGGQFRLPILDDVTWEELSSSIPPEAADNCNVFIAENNPEKRANHQAIDYAEISEIGAHNLVIIGGESHGVSEEAYSFMNSVGGGQGKCVYIPLAAGVDSLNVASALTLLLFELRRKLTQQTVSSI, from the exons AtgttttgtaatattttaaaacgcTCTTTTCAAGCGAATGTAAAGAATGTACAAACCTTCAGTGTGCTGAGATGGAGCAGCTCCAATGGCCCCCAAGGCGACATCAAGGATGCACTGGACATAGAGGCAAATCTATTCGGGAACTCGGACTTGAAGCATGAGCCGGTAAACACGCGGGATGCTTTACGCAAGAATCGAACGAAGTCACTTGGAGCTAGAAAGAACAAGGAACCCACCGTTTCTGTTCCATTGGTTTCGCGCAAGATCAGCGCTGTCCCTGCTCCACGGGCATCTTCCAGCCCTGCCCCATTGATAAAGGACAGCGAGCTTAATCTGGAGTTTGTGCGCCTCACCCTGCACGATCCACTAACCAGCACCCTGCTGACCACAGTGCGCTCCCGCAAGCGTCGCGACAAGAACCGGCAGATCATCATCGAAGGCAGACGCCTCATCAGAGAGGCCCTGCAGTGTGGCCTTAAAATGGAGGCTCTCATTTTCAGCCAGAAGGATCAATTGGCACAGATAAAGGAGGAAGTGGGCAGGTCCCAGCTGAAGAGGGGCTCAAAGATCTACAAGGTACCGCAGCATGACCTTAAAACATGGTCCTCGTTGGTGACTCCTCCCGGATTGATGGCCATTTTCGACAGACCATCGGAAAAAGGTGTAGAGCAAAACCTGGcagagcaacagcaactggGAACGCGACCATTGCCCATCACAGTGGTGTGCGACAATATCAGGGAGCCGAATAATCTGGGAAGCATCATTAGAACCTGTGCGGCCCTCCCGTGCAGACAGGTTGTAGTCACACACGGCTGCTGCGATCCTTGGGAATCGAAAGCCCTGAGGGGAGGATGTGGTGGTCAGTTCCGGCTGCCCATTCTCGATGACGTTACATGGGAGGAGCTCTCTTCAAGCATTCCCCCAGAGGCAGCAGATAATTGTAATGTGTTTATTGCGGAAAACAACCCAGAGAAGCGGGCCAACCACCAGGCAATAGATTATGCAGAGATTAGCGAAATAGGAGCCCACAATCTGGTCATCATTGGCGGGGAGAGTCATGGTGTCAGCGAGGAAGCATACAG TTTCATGAATTCAGTGGGTGGCGGTCAAGGAAAGTGCGTCTACATACCGTTGGCAGCTGGAGTCGATAGCCTGAATGTGGCGTCTGCGCTGACACTATTGCTCTTCGAGTTGCGAAGAAAACTGACTCAGCAAACTGTTAGCAGCATCtag
- the ash1 gene encoding histone-lysine N-methyltransferase ash1, translating to MSSGQNETAAAKVLETQRAQESGSENEETDSITDQSSQSKSAKSATQFSVQRSDADGLRMRISAIRPLPQPQPLAPAAAGTAASAASKPVATKKHPLTPRKMSTQDTESGGCSEAKNKAASSKKVKVKRKKIPSTSAISKSESLSRSKIKKHSAQVSAFSSDSEDDLPLKVHQQRAPRLLLTAITQAAQSASKPALDIGISSSDNELPSLVQAAIKRVESDTEDTTVEGSFRKAAKAKNVPQYQSTLLQDFMEKTQMLGQSGNAKLPEGTVANAKAKEETVLQAANPRKRRGRPKKVIPTIPPPVNSGPAVNESADSGVISTTSTTQSTTPSPKMQTENIVPTGAQLPASSSKPKMDMAYLDKRMYATERVLYPPPRSKRRQNNKKTASSSSAKEELQLDPVWREIDVNKKFRLRSMSVGAASGPGPGTTICSKILAAKSGYVSDYGSVRHQRSAHNHNSGYKSDASCKSRYSTKSCMSRRSRAKSCGYRSDCKESGKSGLRMRRKRRASMLLKSAADDPVEDQDILQLAGLSLGQSSEESNEYISKPSLQSLPTTSASKKYGEINRYVTTGQYFGRGSSLANTNPDNFISKMMNQRKETPAPSKSSCKIKSRRSSAASMCSSYVSGVSRMRRRHRRKSFSNNKSLNIDSKLLTEIEIITSTFHARCRIQDDRLTGSSGKEKLMADANKLQATLAAPSPAQQVALTGAGGSATALSKPLKRALKKRKLSEPLVDFAMLSASASGTPNGSGTSNGNAKRRHKKSQSNDSSSPDDHKLPLKKRHYLLTPGERPPAEAAFANGKLNAEAWAAAAATAKSTASTKSQAQFNAKTAKSALTPKKRHLLEQPASSGGAASSASNSPLRIVVDNNSISGGKLLDISPSSLCSLKQQRRGASAKQKVAPAKDLAQLSQQSPASGSYPPPGVFEPSVELEIQIPIGKLNESVITKAEVESPLLSALDIKEDTKKEIGQRVVETLLHKTGGNFLLKRKRKKINRTGFPTVRRKKRKVSVEQQPAATLMEEQEQEEMDPDDQPLQSMRETRSSSSAQVQAHSPMDCERVPQTGEARENFVARSNQRAPRLSVVALERLQRPQTPAARGRPRGRKPKDKKLPPPPITPAPQAVPEVKPARKRGRQPKKPPVEVPSPMLTTAQRKPKLEPNIKLPAGVDPNTNFSCKIRLKRRKNLDTGCNQITKAKAAVEPEIPPEVPSTQEEIDAEAEAKRLDTIPIEHDPLPANESLYPLPPDYASCSDTSEDKASSNSLRKLAKVKKTYLVAGLFSNHYKQSLMPPPAKVNKKPTGEEQQHAASGSLLPPPPYCEKYLRRREVDFELPYDIWWAYTNSKLPTRHEVPSWNYRKIRTNVYAESVRPNIAGFDPPTCNCKNQGEKACLDNCLNRMVYTECSPTNCPAAEKCRNQKIQRHAVAPGVERFMTVDKGWGVRTKLPIAKGTYILEYVGEVVTEREFKQRMASIYLNDTHHYCLHLDGGLVIDGQRMGSDCRFVNHSCEPNCEMQKWSVNGLSRMVLFAKRAIEQGEELTYDYNFSLFNPSEGQPCRCNTPQCRGVIGGKSQRVKPLPATEAKPAAEGPSGRNGRQRKQKAKKHAQRQPAGSKEAAVSVTKMQPLSEKERKLVKQFNIYLVRNFEKIRKCKAKRAAALALSAPTASATSPAHGATNGDIPGRRPSTPSSTSLLAAQISALCTPRNMKTRGLAQAVHDPELEKMAKMAVVLRDICSSLETQKMADLLTTVSSKKKKSTKNLSGKSAGLTAVNSRVEFRAIQSRVEQGHYKTPQEYDDQMQQLFVEAKQQHGDDEAKAKALQALKDCYEQLKTANYSQLVDILGDPGSLQSFKPKETLCQEEVAPKLVVKKSPGAGDRASPLDPSLPIAPVVPVGSPEEDVIRCICGLYKDEGLMIQCAKCMVWQHTECTKADIDADNYQCERCEPREVDREIPLEEFTEEGHRYYLSLMRGDLQVRQGDAVYVLRDIPIKDEAGKVLPAKKHTYETIGAIDYQECDIFRVEHLWKNELGKRFIFGHHFLRPHETFHEPSRRFYPNEVVRVSLYEVVPIELVIGRCWVLDRTTFCKGRPMECVDEDHCYICELRVDKTARFFSKAKANHPACTKSYAFRKFPEKLKISKSYAPHDVDPSLLKTRKQKTELDVGVAAATMQKVTGRQEQHHQPKTVGRKPRGYVAASVEARVVTPVAPNRQVIKKKRSRLENVLNTVKLKCLDAQTAQEQPIDLSYLLSGRGARQRKTQQSNSSNSSSCSNSAVASST from the exons ATGAGCAGTGGCCAAAATGAGACGGCAGCAGCAAAGGTTCTGGAAACGCAACGCGCACAAGAATCCGGCAGTGAAAATGAG GAAACCGACTCCATTACGGATCAGTCGAGCCAGTCGAAGTCCGCGAAATCCGCCACCCAGTTCAGCGTGCAGCGTTCGGATGCCGATGGACTGCGCATGAGAATCTCAGCCATCCGCCCCCTGCCCCAGCCCCAGCCCCTGGCCCCTGCTGCAGCAGGAACCGCAGCAAGCGCAGCAAGCAAACCAGTGGCGACCAAAAAGCATCCCCTGACGCCTAGAAAGATGTCCACGCAGGACACCGAGTCCGGCGGCTGCTCCGAGGCCAAGAACAAAGCGGCCAGCAGCAAGAAGGTGAAAGTCAAGCGCAAGAAGATTCCCAGCACGAGTGCGATCAGCAAGTCGGAGAGTTTGTCTAGATCTAAGATCAAGAAGCACAGCGCACAGGTCTCGGCGTTCTCCTCGGATTCGGAGGACGACCTGCCGCTGAAGGTGCACCAGCAGAGGGCACCTCGACTGCTTCTAACGGCCATCACTCAGGCGGCCCAGTCCGCCAGCAAGCCCGCCCTGGACATTGGCATCTCCTCCAGCGACAACGAGCTGCCCAGCCTTGTGCAGGCGGCCATCAAGCGGGTGGAAAGCGATACGGAGGACACAACAGTGGAAGGTAGCTTTCGGAAGGCGGCCAAGGCCAAAAATGTACCCCAGTATCAGTCAACGCTGCTACAGGACTTCATGGAGAAGACTCAGATGCTGGGTCAAAGCGGGAACGCAAAACTTCCTGAAGGGACAGTGGCCAATGCTAAAGCCAAAGAGGAAACCGTCCTGCAGGCTGCCAATCCTCGGAAGCGGCGAGGTAGACCGAAAAAAGTGATTCCCACGATTCCTCCCCCCGTGAACTCTGGGCCTGCCGTCAAtgagtctgcagattcgggtGTAATTAGCACCACCAGCACTACGCAAAGCACCACGCCCTCCCCCAAAATGCAAACGGAGAACATTGTGCCCACGGGAGCGCAGTTGCCGGCGTCCAGCAGTAAGCCCAAGATGGATATGGCGTACTTGGACAAACGTATGTACGCCACGGAGCGGGTTCTGTACCCGCCGCCAAGGAGCAAGCGGAGGCAGAATAATAAGAAAACCGCCTCCAGCTCGTCCGCCAAGGAGGAACTCCAGCTGGATCCTGTGTGGCGGGAGATcgatgtaaacaaaaagttccggCTGAGAAGCATGAGTGTTGGAGCAGCTAGTGGCCCTGGACCGGGCACCACCATTTGCAGCAAGATCCTGGCCGCCAAGAGCGGCTACGTGTCGGATTACGGAAGCGTGAGGCATCAGAGGAGCGCCCACAACCACAATTCGGGGTACAAGTCCGACGCCAGCTGCAAGAGTCGGTACAGCACCAAAAGCTGTATGAGTCGCCGCAGCAGGGCAAAGAGCTGTGGCTACCGCAGTGACTGCAAGGAGTCCGGAAAGTCCGGCCTTCGGATGAGGCGGAAGCGCAGGGCATCCATGCTCTTGAAGAGCGCTGCAGACGACCCGGTCGAGGATCAGGACATCCTGCAGTTGGCTGGCCTATCCCTGGGCCAGAGCAGCGAGGAGAGCAACGAGTACATCAGCAAGCCGAGCTTACAGAGCCTGCCCACGACGAGTGCCAGCAAGAAGTACGGGGAAATTAATCGTTACGTGACGACCGGGCAGTATTTCGGTCGCGGGAGCAGCTTGGCCAACACAAATCCGGATAACTTCATCAGCAAGATGATGAATCAGCGAAAGGAGACTCCGGCTCCGAGCAAATCCTCCTGCAAAATTAAATCCCGCCGCTCGTCGGCGGCCAGCATGTGCAGTAGCTATGTGTCCGGAGTGTCCCGGATGAGGCGCAGACACCGACGGAAGAGTTTCAGCAACAACAAGTCGTTGAATATTGATTCCAAGCTGCTGACCGAGATCGAGATTATTACGAGCACCTTTCACGCGAGATGTCGCATTCAGGATGACCGACTGACTGGGAGCAGTGGCAAGGAGAAACTAATGGCCGATGCCAACAAACTGCAAGCCACGCTGGCAGCTCCCAGTCCCGCCCAGCAAGTGGCTCTGACCGGGGCGGGGGGGTCGGCGACAGCGCTATCAAAGCCCCTGAAACGGGCGTTGAAGAAGCGTAAGCTCAGTGAGCCGCTGGTGGACTTTGCCATGCTCTCAGCCAGCGCCAGTGGAACGCCCAATGGCAGTGGCACGAGCAACGGCAATGCCAAGAGACGACACAAGAAATCGCAGAGCAATGACAGCTCAAGTCCCGATGATCACAAATTGCCGCTGAAGAAGCGTCACTATCTGTTGACACCGGGAGAGCGTCCTCCGGCGGAGGCGGCCTTTGCCAATGGAAAACTGAACGCAGAGGCttgggcagcggcagcagcgactGCTAAGAGCACCGCATCAACCAAGTCGCAGGCTCAGTTCAATGCGAAGACCGCAAAGTCCGCTCTGACGCCCAAGAAGAGGCATCTCCTTGAGCAGCCCGCGTCCAGCGGAGGAGCGGCCTCCTCCGCCAGCAACTCCCCCCTGAGGATTGTTGTAGACAACAACTCCATAAGTGGTGGCAAACTACTGGACATCAGTCCCAGCTCGCTGTGTTCCCTTAAACAGCAAAGGAGAGGTGCATCGGCCAAGCAGAAGGTGGCGCCCGCCAAGGATTTGGCTCAACTGTCCCAACAGTCTCCAGCCTCCGGTAGCTACCCTCCCCCTGGGGTGTTTGAACCCTCCGTCGAGCTGGAAATCCAGATACCCATCGGCAAACTGAACGAATCGGTAATAACTAAGGCAGAGGTGGAATCGCCACTGCTATCAGCATTGGATATTAAGGAGGATACCAAAAAGGAGATTGGCCAGCGAGTTGTGGAAACATTGCTCCATAAGACCGGAGGCAACTTTCTGCTGAAGCGCAAGCGAAAGAAGATCAACCGCACCGGTTTCCCTACGGTGCGCAGGAAGAAGCGGAAAGTCAGTGTGGAACAGCAACCAGCAGCTACCTTGATGGAGGAGCAAGAGCAGGAGGAGATGGACCCCGACGATCAGCCACTGCAGAGCATGAGGGAAACCAGGAGCTCCAGTAGTGCCCAAGTCCAAGCCCATTCGCCGATGGATTGCGAGAGGGTGCCCCAGACAGGAGAGGCCAGAGAAAACTTTGTGGCCAGAAGTAATCAGAGAGCGCCGAGATTGTCGGTCGTGGCTCTGGAGCGCTTGCAGCGACCCCAGACTCCTGCCGCTAGAGGTAGGCCCCGCGGAAGGAAGCCCAAAGATAAAAAGCTGCCTCCACCACCCATCACTCCGGCGCCCCAAGCCGTACCAGAAGTGAAGCCCGCCAGGAAACGTGGACGGCAACCCAAGAAACCACCAGTAGAAGTGCCATCACCCATGCTAACGACTGCACAAAGGAAGCCTAAGCTGGAGCCAAACATAAAACTACCAGCTGGCGTTGATCCCAACACAAATTTCAGTTGCAAGATTCGTTTGAAGCGGCGAAAGAACCTGGACACGGGATGCAATCAAATCACCAAGGCCAAGGCGGCTGTTGAACCAGAAATTCCACCGGAGGTGCCCTCTACCCAGGAGGAGATCGATGCCGAGGCGGAGGCAAAGAGGCTGGATACAATTCCCATCGAGCATGATCCATTGCCTGCCAACGAATCCCTTTACCCCTTGCCACCCGACTACGCCAGTTGCAGTGATACCAGCGAAGACAAGGCATCGAGCAACTCTCTGCGGAAATTGGCAAAGGTAAAGAAGACCTATCTGGTGGCCGGGCTGTTTTCCAATCATTACAAGCAATCGCTGATGCCGCCGCCAGCGAAGGTGAACAAGAAGCCGACTggggaggagcagcagcacgcCGCGTCCGGAAGTCTTCTGCCACCTCCTCCGTATTGCGAAAAGTATCTTCGAAGGAGGGAAGTGGACTTTGAGCTGCCTTACGACATCTGGTGGGCATATACAAACTCGAAGTTGCCCACTAGACATGAGGTGCCATCGTGGAATTACCGGAAAATCCGCACCAATGTGTACGCCGAGTCAGTGCGTCCAAATATAGCTGGATTCGATCCTCCCACCTGCAACTGCAAGAACCAGGGCGAGAAAGCCTGCTTGGACAACTGCCTCAACCGCATGGTATACACTGAGTGCTCGCCCACCAATTGTCCGGCGGCAGAGAAGTGTCGGAACCAGAAGATTCAACGACACGCCGTGGCTCCCGGAGTGGAGCGCTTCATGACGGTGGACAAGGGTTGGGGAGTGAGGACCAAACTACCAATTGCCAAGGGCACTTATATATTGGAGTACGTGGGCGAAGTGGTCACCGAAAGGGAGTTCAAGCAACGGATGGCTAGTATTTATCTGAACGATACTCACCACTACTGCCTCCACTTGGATGGTGGACTCGTCATCGATGGCCAGCGCATGGGCAGCGATTGTCGGTTCGTTAACCACTCCTGCGAGCCCAACTGCGAAATGCAAAAGTGGAGCGTCAACGGACTGTCCCGAATGGTGCTCTTCGCTAAAAGAGCCATCGAGCAGGGGGAGGAGCTGACGTACGACTACAACTTTTCGCTGTTCAATCCCTCGGAGGGTCAGCCATGCAGGTGCAACACGCCCCAGTGTCGTGGCGTCATCGGCGGCAAGTCGCAGAGGGTGAAGCCCCTTCCCGCCACTGAGGCCAAACCGGCTGCGGAGGGACCTTCGGGCAGAAACGGACGCCAACGGAAACAGAAAGCCAAAAAGCATGCACAGAGGCAGCCGGCGGGCAGCAAGGAGGCGGCAGTGTCGGTAACCAAAATGCAGCCACTGTCCGAAAAGGAAAGGAAGCTGGTGAAGCAGTTCAACATTTATTTAGTGAGGAATTTTGAAAAG ATTCGCAAGTGCAAGGCCAAGCGAGCTGCCGCCTTGGCCCTGTCTGCACCTACAGCTTCCGCCACATCACCAGCACACGGTGCCACCAATGGAGATATTCCTGGACGACGACCTTCCACACCATCATCCACCTCCCTGCTGGCTGCCCAAATATCGGCGCTCTGCACACCCCGCAACATGAAAACCCGAGGACTCGCCCAGGCCGTTCATGATCCCGAACTGGAGAAGATGGCCAAAATGGCTGTTGTTCTGAGGGACATCTGCAGTTCCCTAGAAACACAGAAGATGGCCGATCTGTTGACCACAGTCTCCAGCAAGAAGAAAAAGTCAACGAAGAATCTGAGCGGTAAATCAGCGGGATTGACAGCTGTAAATTCGCGTGTGGAGTTCAGGGCCATTCAATCCAGAGTGGAGCAGGGCCATTACAAGACACCGCAGGAATACGATGACCAGATGCAGCAGCTCTTTGTGGAGGCCAAGCAGCAGCATGGTGACGATGAGGCCAAGGCCAAGGCCCTGCAAGCCCTGAAAGATTGCTATGAGCAACTGAAGACGGCCAATTATAGTCAACTGGTGGACATTCTAGGCGATCCGGGATCCCTGCAAAGCTTTAAGCCGAAGGAGACGTTGTGTCAGGAAGAGGTGGCGCCGAAACTAGTCGTGAAGAAATCGCCAGGAGCTGGTGACAGAGCTTCTCCACTGGATCCGTCGTTACCGATAGCCCCAGTGGTTCCAGTTGGTTCCCCCGAAGAGGATGTGATCCGTTGTATTTGCGGCTTGTACAAGGACGAGGGATTAATGATTCAGTGCGCCAAGTGCATGGTTTGGCAGCACACTGAGTGCACCAAGGCTGACATCGACGCGGACAACTATCAGTGCGAGCGGTGCGAACCACGAGAGGTGGATCGCGAGATTCCTCTGGAGGAATTTACCGAGGAGGGACACCGCTACTACCTCTCCCTGATGCGCGGAGACCTGCAGGTGCGTCAGGGCGATGCTGTCTACGTCCTACGGGATATTCCCATCAAGGACGAGGCGGGCAAGGTCCTGCCAGCCAAGAAGCACACCTACGAGACGATCGGAGCCATCGACTACCAGGAGTGTGACATTTTCCGGGTGGAGCACTTGTGGAAAAACGAATTGGGCAAACGTTTCATATTCGGCCACCATTTCCTGCGGCCCCATGAGACCTTCCACGAACCCTCCCGTCGCTTTTACCCCAATGAAGTGGTCAGGGTCTCCCTCTACGAAGTGGTGCCCATTGAGCTGGTCATTGGACGCTGTTGGGTCTTGGATCGCACCACCTTCTGCAAGGGTCGCCCCATGGAGTGCGTTGATGAAGATCATTGCTACATCTGCGAGCTGCGCGTGGACAAGACGGCCAGGTTCTTTTCCAAGGCCAAGGCCAACCATCCGGCGTGCACCAAGAGCTATGCATTCCGCAAGTTCCCCGAAAAGCTTAAGATATCCAAGAGCTATGCG CCCCATGATGTGGATCCTTCGTTGCTAAAGACGAGGAAGCAAAAGACTGAATTAGATGTAGGAGTAGCGGCAGCAACTATGCAAAAGGTAACAGGAAGGCAGGAGCAACATCATCAGCCGAAAACGGTAGGGAGAAAGCCTCGGGGGTATGTAGCGGCCTCAGTGGAAGCCCGTGTCGTAACGCCAGTGGCTCCCAACAGACAg GTGATTAAAAAGAAGCGCTCGCGATTGGAAAATGTTCTGAATACAGTGAAGCTCAAGTGTCTGGATGCACAGACAGCCCAGGAACAACCCATTGATCTGTCATACCTGCTGTCCGGCCGAGGAGCGCGGCAGCGGAAGACCCAGCagtccaacagcagcaacagctcgAGCTGCTCGAACTCGGCAGTGGCCAGCTCAACCTAA
- the LOC108083289 gene encoding ATP-binding cassette sub-family F member 3: MSDYTSILQREFPKIDSELLTYVVGVLTGSEEDFETGDDIFDAVGDILQSVDCERPEESVRELCEQFLNIMKNSGVNVERKVLNAPVNIEEMAKNMERLDKDMQSIWVVNKDGANKVDSKKLEKAEAKLQQKQEKRQEVNKHGMIPVAVKLQTATASQVTNKKNTKLDQKGLNRSMDIKIENFDLAFGEKVLLQNANLLLSFGRRYGLVGRNGLGKTTLLRMIAERQLQIPSHISVLHVEQEVVGDDTPAVDSVLECDTERTRLLTREKEILAALNSGVQDSELSNELSETYAALQNIEADKAVARASVILKGLGFDADMQLRPTKSFSGGWRMRLALARALFSKPDLLLLDEPTNMLDIKAIIWLENYLQTWPTTVLVVSHDRNFLDTVPTDIIHLHSQELEAYKGNYDQFEKTKTEKLKAQRREYEAQMAHRQHVQEFIDRFRYNANRASSVQSKIKMLEKLPELKPVEKETVVTLKFPEVEPLNPPVLAISEVSFRYNPEDPLPIFKGVNLSATSDSRICIVGENGAGKSTLLKIIVGQLSTIYGNIVLHRGLRIGYFAQHHVDHLNMNVTCVGVLAELFPGRPDEEYRRQLGSFGISGPLALQSIASLSGGQKSRVALAKMCMAEPNFLVLDEPTNHLDIETIDALGRAINAFKGGVILVSHDERLIKVVCKELWVCGNRTVRAIEGGLDEYKQEVYKEIEANS, translated from the exons ATGAGCGACTACACGAGCATTCTGCAGCGAGAGTTTCCCAAAATCGACTCCGAGCTGCTCACCTATGTCGTGGGAGTGCTCACCGGAA GCGAGGAGGACTTCGAGACCGGCGATGACATCTTCGATGCGGTGGGGGACATCCTCCAGAGCGTGGACTGTGAGCGGCCGGAGGAGAGCGTCCGAGAGCTGTGCGAGCAGTTCCTCAATATCATGAAGAACAGCGGGGTCAACGTGGAGCGCAAGGTGCTGAATGCGCCGGTCAACATCGAGGAGATGGCCAAGAACATGGAGCGTCTTGACAAGGATATGCAGAGCATCTGGGTGGTCAACAAGGATGGTGCCAAT AAAGTGGACTCAAAAAAACTGGAGAAGGCAGAGGCAAAGCTacagcagaagcaggagaagCGACAGGAAGTCAACAAACACGGCATGATTCCCGTGGCAGTGAAATTACAAACAGCTACAGCCTCACAGGTCACCAACAAGAAGAACACCAAGCTGGACCAGAAAGGCCTCAACCGCTCCATGGACATTAAAATCGAGAACTTTGACCTGGCATTTGGAGAAAA AGTTCTCCTGCAAAATGCGAATCTGCTATTGTCTTTCGGACGGCGCTACGGTTTGGTGGGACGCAACGGCTTGGGCAAGACGACGCTGCTGCGGATGATTGCTGAGCGGCAACTGCAGATACCCTCGCACATTTCGGTGCTGCATGTGGAGCAGGAAGTGGTGGGCGATGACACACCCGCGGTGGATAGCGTGCTGGAGTGCGACACGGAGCGAACGAGACTGCTCACTCGGGAGAAGGAAATCCTGGCTGCGCTGAACAGTGGCGTGCAGGATTCTGAGCTGTCCAACGAGCTGAGCGAAACATACGCGGCCCTGCAGAACATCGAGGCGGACAAGGCGGTGGCCCGTGCATCTGTGATACTCAAGGGATTGGGCTTTGATGCGGATATGCAGCTGAGACCCACCAAATCCTTCTCAGGCGGCTGGCGTATGCGCCTGGCCTTGGCCCGGGCGCTGTTCTCCAAGCCcgacctgctgctgctcgatGAGCCTACGAACATGTTGGACATTAAGGCCATCATCTGGCTGGAGAACTATCTGCAGACGTGGCCCACCACTGTGCTGGTCGTATCCCACGACCGTAACTTCCTGGACACCGTACCGACGGACATCATACATCTGCACTCCCAGGAACTTGAGGCATACAA GGGAAACTATGACCAGTTCGAGAAGACGAAGACGGAGAAGCTGAAGGCTCAGAGACGTGAGTACGAGGCCCAAATGGCTCACAGACAACATGTCCAGGAGTTTATCGATCGCTTCCGCTACAATGCGAATCGTGCCTCCTCGGTGCAGTCCAAAATCAAGATGCTGGAAAAACT CCCCGAGCTGAAACCGGTGGAAAAGGAGACCGTTGTCACGCTCAAGTTCCCCGAAGTGGAGCCTCTCAACCCTCCGGTGCTGGCCATTTCGGAGGTGTCGTTCCGCTACAATCCCGAAGATCCATTGCCCATCTTCAAGGGCGTCAATCTCTCTGCTACCTCGGACTCGCGTATTTGTATTGTCGGTGAGAACGGCGCGGGCAAGTCGACGCTGCTGAAGATCATCGTTGGTCAGCTGAGTACCATCTACGGAAATATTGTGCTGCACCGCGGGCTGCGTATCGGCTACTTCGCGCAGCACCATGTGGATCATCTGAACATGAACGTGACATGTGTGGGCGTCCTGGCAGAGCTGTTTCCCGGACGACCCGATGAGGAGTATCGTCGTCAGTTGGGCAGTTTCGGCATATCTGGACCCCTGGCATTGCAGAGCATTGCTAGCTTGTCTGGTGGGCAGAAGTCACGCGTGGCCTTAGCGAAGATGTGCATGG CGGAACCGAATTTCCTAGTGCTGGATGAGCCGACAAATCACTTGGACATTGAGACCATTGATGCTTTGGGCCGGGCTATCAATGCCTTTAAG GGCGGCGTTATTTTGGTTTCCCACGACGAGCGTCTCATCAAAGTCGTTTGCAAAGAGCTCTGGGTGTGTGGCAATCGCACGGTGAGAGCCATTGAAGGTGGCCTGGACGAATATAAGCAGGAGGTTTACAAGGAAATCGAAGCTAATAGTTGA
- the LOC121502238 gene encoding UPF0389 protein CG9231-like → MLNKATLIGAVVRRSFGSSPILRQTIKNHEPNNLERRMLVWTGKYKSQGEVPNFVSQDEMERCRNKMRIRLANIMIALTAVGCAIMVYSGKQAAKRGESVSQMNLEWHKQFKEPQAGDKAAPAAK, encoded by the exons ATGCTAAACAAGGCAACTTTAATTGGAGCAGTCGTGCGTCGCTCCTTTGGGTCCTCGCCGATTCTGCGCCAGACGATCAAGAACCATGAGCCCAACAATCTTGAAAGACGTATGCTGGTGTGGACCGGTAAATACAAGTCGCAGGGCGAAGTGCCGAACTTTGTGAG CCAGGATGAGATGGAGCGCTGCCGCAACAAAATGCGGATCCGGCTGGCCAACATCATGATCGCTCTCACCGCCGTCGGTTGTGCCATTATGGTCTACAGCGGCAAGCAGGCAGCTAAGCGAGGGGAATCCGTGTCGCAGATGAATCTCGAGTGGCACAAGCAGTTCAAGGAACCCCAAGCTGGCGACAAGGCTGCTCCCGCCGCCAAATAG